The Leishmania mexicana MHOM/GT/2001/U1103 complete genome, chromosome 25 genome contains the following window.
ACCAGTGCTATTACTGTTGCCCATGAGGCAACGGCGAGGGCCGTTGCTGGCCGCGTTcccaacaccgccgcaccGAGGACGACCAGCGCGGCGTGTCGGACTCACCGAGGCTGACGGCGCGCCTGAGGTGACGCTTCCGCGCTGGAGAGATGACGTGGTGCTACCGCGTGCGGAGTagggagcggcagcagccaccgcccGACCAGGGTGGgaggccgcagccgctgcgacggctgTCCGCGAGGGGGATCCATTCGGGACGGGGCCTGCGACGCCACGACTACCTGCTGTCTGCGACAGCGACTGAGTGCCACCACTCGGGAGGGCCtgcgagggaggcggcgtgcagctgcgtcgtTCTGGCGACatcgcggcgacggcgtccaGGGGGCACCGGAAGGCGCTGTCGCCTGCCTTCtggcgctgcacctcctcctcgttcgGCACgcccgtcgcagcagcggcgtcgttCTGCGGACAAGAAgcgggcgagagaggcggcggcggcgttggcagcTGCGGGAGAGTGGTGGGCACGggctcctccagcgcgttGAGCAGTTCGGTGCGCCACGCCTGTAGACGCGCGTAGTTGTCCGCAAAGGAGGTCTTCACCGCGTCCTTGGCCTCCACGACCCCGCTGCGTATCATGCGTTGGAGTGCGACCGCCTGATACTCGAATCGCTTCAGCGCTTCATGGTACACCTCCTTGAAgttctgcagctccgcctccttgtCCACCAAGAGCGCGTTCAGCACCTTCACCTGAGACTCCCATatgtgctgccgcgcgtcgCTGCTCTGACGGTCCTGcatcagctgctccaccgcctccttgAGCTCGTCGTACGACTCAGCCATCTCCTGTGTCTGCTCATGTTCCTCCTTCGTTACGTAGTACCCGCCTCTCTCGTTCACCCGCTCCTGCAGACGGTTGCGCAGTTTCTGGTTCTCGACCTCCATCGAGCGCAACCGGACaagcagcttctccttctccgtaTTGGCAGCGTTGCGGATGCTTCGGGCCTTGACGGCGTAGAGCAGCGTCGACTTGGTCTCCTCGATGTCGCGGCCAACGGACGAGATGCAGGCGATCATGAGCGTCCGGGCAGTGCCGCCGATGGAGTCCTGTAGCAGCTCTGTCAGCTTCGAGTCGCGGTACGGCACATGGCTGGGCCGCGTCGCCTCATTCGTGTTGGACAGCGCGAGGAAGACGCTCTTCAAGGCTAGCAGCGACTTGTTGATCTTGCCAGCCTCGCCAGCCGCGACGCCGGAGGCCTGCGACTTCTTCAAACTCTCCGACCCGGCCAGGTCGATCATGAACAGATGTGCCACCTCGGTCTGCTCCGTGAAGGCATTGTACTCCTCCATGTCAAAGATGAAGACGACGTgcgagcggctgctgcgctcgttCATCAGCGTTGCCGCCGTGTGGCGCCACGACAGGCCACGCTGGATCGTCCGAATGGCGTCGTCGACTCTGCAGAGCGTCGCCTTGTGGGTGAAGCGCGGGAAGCCGGAGATGAGCgtcacctcttcctccccaTTCGGACTGAGCATGTCCGTGAGGCGCTCGTTGTAGATCTCGATCATAGACAGCGTCAGCGCACACTGTGCGCCGTCTGCGATCTTCTGCTGCACATGCTCCAGCATGTTCGCCACTACCTTGTGCACCAGGCCTTgctcgccgtcctcgctACCAAGCATGGTGTACGTCTTGCCGGTGCCGGTCTGGCCGTAGACCATAATCGTGCCGTTCATGCCCTCCTTCACGCATTGCAGTATCGGCCGACATGCCTGGAAGACGTCCTCCTGCGTCGACGTAGGAGAAAAGGTGAAGTCCGGGTCATACGTCTTGGAGTCGAGCAGGATGCGGCGGTTTTGAATGTCAAGGCCGCCGGCCGGGCGCTCCTGCCCAAAGAGTGGGCGGCAGCGTACCGCCACCTTGATGCTAGACGACGACATGGCCTCGCACGTGTCCCGGTCTTTGCTGGTGCAAGGAGGGCAGCCACCccgagagacggagaga
Protein-coding sequences here:
- a CDS encoding putative kinesin — encoded protein: MSSSSIKVAVRCRPLFGQERPAGGLDIQNRRILLDSKTYDPDFTFSPTSTQEDVFQACRPILQCVKEGMNGTIMVYGQTGTGKTYTMLGSEDGEQGLVHKVVANMLEHVQQKIADGAQCALTLSMIEIYNERLTDMLSPNGEEEVTLISGFPRFTHKATLCRVDDAIRTIQRGLSWRHTAATLMNERSSRSHVVFIFDMEEYNAFTEQTEVAHLFMIDLAGSESLKKSQASGVAAGEAGKINKSLLALKSVFLALSNTNEATRPSHVPYRDSKLTELLQDSIGGTARTLMIACISSVGRDIEETKSTLLYAVKARSIRNAANTEKEKLLVRLRSMEVENQKLRNRLQERVNERGGYYVTKEEHEQTQEMAESYDELKEAVEQLMQDRQSSDARQHIWESQVKVLNALLVDKEAELQNFKEVYHEALKRFEYQAVALQRMIRSGVVEAKDAVKTSFADNYARLQAWRTELLNALEEPVPTTLPQLPTPPPPLSPASCPQNDAAAATGVPNEEEVQRQKAGDSAFRCPLDAVAAMSPERRSCTPPPSQALPSGGTQSLSQTAGSRGVAGPVPNGSPSRTAVAAAAASHPGRAVAAAAPYSARGSTTSSLQRGSVTSGAPSASVSPTRRAGRPRCGGVGNAASNGPRRCLMGNSNSTGALRGSGAPPLPSPPLGACPPPALAALPATAVTDALAKDGSEEYCGSTLAISVADASAPLLVSRTTSSSMAPPAWSAVMAEYDAQCLHTVHRLNEAVNALLSECLKLFADYKEHAERAELKRRCGVEEVCQRLRTELDSNLKQLQRVEAVGERDVQEARERFSDRLQLKAKMPSLADAAPFQLAVRDACAEVIRHATHVFPHPSTPADAEAALDVIVRNVQRCSTAFTLQSLDPLSSSAVSAHAASAVACGTTTSSSSAASSPLVGRAMSAWGGGGGSSSPQLASLVPMPPLAAPLSRESPAAEPLCSLTGSPGKEEARECGSVSGHLLQGSRGTMHVSSSQQQQQQQIARPSSLRGSAALTTVPVNCNRGGDGRRGGSGSNVPRPYKRTRSAAASSTSSGRGAPPSSRRTTVTRRSGH